In Methylomonas sp. MK1, the following are encoded in one genomic region:
- the nhaD gene encoding sodium:proton antiporter NhaD, translating to MKKSRIISFYQFILLTLALIIPEISFAQETAAANQLDLKDHFVGYFAVAVTVIAYILAMTEDLHQLSKAKPMVLGSALIWFAIFIYYSSEYGTAKNVAAVFQSNLTAYAELFLFITVSMTFLNSMTERGIFDALRIVLANKQYSYRQLFWITGVLAFLLSLVISSLTVGLLMGYIILQIGKGQPKFVGLAGLSAVIAANAGGTMSPLGGISTFFVWQQNMLHFTDFFILTIPCIVNFFVPAAIMHFAVSKETPSFSKETPVLKRGSKRIIFIFILTFSITILSNVFLDMPAIAGMIFGLALLQFFAYYLTKSEHKSERIHHFLTDHEKQDYIESQKGFDVFKCIAGVDWDTLLFFYGAMMIVGALSFLGYLDAMAHYLFTQISPTLANVLIGLSSACIDNGTLMFAVLNMHPPFPMGQWLLLTLTLGVGGSLLAIGSAPALHVLGLMKGNMEEGEGYTFTLHLRWMPAILLGFIASIFTLYIINGGQF from the coding sequence GTGAAAAAATCTCGGATTATCAGTTTCTATCAATTTATTCTATTAACGTTAGCACTCATTATTCCAGAGATAAGCTTTGCCCAAGAAACAGCTGCGGCAAATCAATTGGATTTGAAGGATCATTTCGTGGGTTACTTTGCGGTTGCAGTCACCGTTATCGCTTATATATTGGCGATGACGGAAGATTTACATCAATTGAGCAAGGCAAAACCGATGGTTTTAGGCTCGGCTTTAATTTGGTTTGCAATTTTTATTTATTATTCATCCGAATATGGAACGGCAAAAAATGTCGCCGCTGTTTTTCAAAGTAATTTAACGGCTTATGCGGAATTATTTCTGTTTATCACGGTGTCGATGACTTTTTTAAACTCCATGACAGAGCGGGGTATTTTCGATGCATTGCGTATTGTATTAGCCAATAAACAGTACAGTTATCGGCAATTATTTTGGATTACAGGTGTATTAGCCTTTTTACTGTCTTTGGTGATCAGCAGCTTAACGGTGGGCTTGCTGATGGGCTACATCATCTTACAGATAGGAAAAGGCCAGCCCAAATTTGTGGGCTTAGCCGGCTTGAGCGCCGTGATCGCTGCCAATGCCGGTGGCACGATGAGCCCATTGGGAGGTATTTCTACATTTTTCGTTTGGCAACAGAATATGTTGCATTTTACTGATTTTTTTATTCTGACTATTCCGTGCATTGTGAATTTTTTTGTGCCGGCAGCGATTATGCACTTTGCTGTCAGCAAAGAAACGCCTAGTTTTTCTAAAGAAACCCCAGTTTTAAAACGCGGTAGCAAACGGATCATTTTTATATTTATCCTCACCTTCAGCATAACCATTTTATCGAACGTCTTTCTTGATATGCCGGCAATAGCAGGGATGATATTTGGTTTAGCGTTATTGCAATTCTTTGCGTATTATTTAACTAAGTCTGAACATAAATCCGAAAGAATTCATCATTTTTTAACAGACCATGAAAAACAGGATTATATTGAATCGCAAAAAGGTTTCGATGTTTTCAAGTGTATAGCCGGCGTCGATTGGGATACTTTGTTATTTTTCTACGGCGCGATGATGATCGTTGGCGCACTCAGTTTCCTGGGTTATTTGGATGCAATGGCCCATTATTTGTTTACCCAAATTAGCCCGACCCTTGCCAACGTACTAATCGGTCTGTCATCGGCCTGTATCGATAATGGGACATTGATGTTTGCGGTGTTAAATATGCATCCGCCTTTTCCGATGGGTCAATGGCTGTTATTGACACTGACATTGGGCGTCGGCGGTAGTTTGCTGGCGATCGGTTCGGCGCCTGCTCTGCATGTCCTGGGATTGATGAAAGGCAACATGGAAGAAGGCGAAGGTTACACATTTACCCTTCATTTACGCTGGATGCCTGCCATCTTATTGGGTTTTATCGCCAGTATTTTCACCCTTTATATCATCAACGGCGGTCAATTCTAG
- a CDS encoding response regulator, whose translation MKTDKPRILLIEDDPPLRQLLTTTLENQNYAVSAFASGREGLNAARNQHPSLLILDLGLPDLDGQEVIRRLRLWSKLPVIVLSARDQENDITQALDNGADDYLTKPFGNAELLSRIKALLRRVTAPAANEQMSFQAGDLIVELSKRRLFVGEREVHLTPLEFRLLAELVRNAGFVVTHRQLLEKVWGPSYVEHSHYLRIYMGQLRHKLEADPTRPRYLLTEAGVGYRLNDGEN comes from the coding sequence ATGAAAACCGATAAGCCCAGAATCTTGCTCATCGAAGACGATCCGCCTCTGCGTCAATTGTTGACGACGACACTGGAGAATCAAAATTACGCCGTGTCGGCGTTCGCGAGCGGGCGAGAAGGGCTCAACGCCGCGCGCAACCAGCATCCCAGCCTGCTGATACTGGATTTGGGCTTGCCCGATCTCGACGGCCAGGAAGTCATACGCCGGTTACGTCTATGGTCGAAGTTGCCCGTCATTGTGCTGTCGGCACGCGATCAGGAAAATGACATCACGCAGGCCTTGGATAACGGAGCCGATGATTATCTGACCAAGCCATTCGGCAACGCCGAACTGCTGTCGCGAATCAAAGCCTTGCTCAGGCGCGTGACTGCGCCCGCCGCTAATGAGCAGATGTCTTTCCAAGCCGGCGACCTAATAGTAGAACTGAGCAAACGCCGCTTGTTTGTCGGCGAACGCGAAGTGCATTTAACGCCACTTGAATTTCGCTTGTTGGCCGAACTGGTCCGCAACGCCGGTTTTGTCGTCACCCATCGGCAATTGCTGGAAAAAGTGTGGGGACCGAGCTATGTCGAACACAGCCACTATTTACGTATTTACATGGGGCAATTGCGCCATAAGCTGGAAGCCGACCCCACCCGCCCCCGCTATTTGCTAACCGAAGCGGGGGTTGGTTACCGCCTGAACGACGGGGAAAATTGA
- a CDS encoding FAD:protein FMN transferase, whose product MLFSLLLLSLILLGCRDTPREAEVSGDAQGTTYHIKLVLNEGSASLEEVSHQITAVLAEIDAQMSNYREDSEISRLNGQESSDWLSVSPEIAGLLAIADQVYRRSEGCYDLTVKPLFDLWGFSKHENRVPTDQEIAELIPHIGMPLLEIDAAGHRIRKIDPKLKIDLSSIAQGYSVGMIAQRLDALGIEHYLVEIGGEMLVKGRKANGDDWRIGVEMPTSPTRDLQKIIDIKETKGTAIMTAGTYRNFFEDQGQNYSHILNPKTGKPVDHHLRSVTVIHDNPTWADAWDTALLCVGESKAMQIAEAENLRVLLVYKNDNKLKEYTSKAFDAAQ is encoded by the coding sequence ATGTTGTTTTCATTGTTACTATTGAGTCTGATTTTGCTGGGTTGCAGAGATACGCCGCGCGAGGCTGAAGTCTCCGGCGATGCCCAGGGGACGACTTATCACATTAAGCTAGTTTTAAACGAAGGCTCCGCTTCTTTGGAGGAAGTTAGCCATCAAATCACCGCGGTGCTGGCTGAAATAGACGCTCAAATGTCCAATTACCGGGAGGACTCTGAAATCTCGCGGCTGAACGGCCAAGAGAGCTCCGACTGGTTGTCGGTATCGCCGGAGATCGCCGGATTGTTAGCCATTGCCGATCAGGTTTATCGGCGCTCCGAAGGCTGTTACGATCTGACGGTAAAACCGCTATTCGATCTTTGGGGATTTTCCAAACATGAAAACCGGGTGCCGACCGATCAAGAAATTGCCGAACTGATCCCGCATATCGGCATGCCCTTACTGGAAATCGATGCGGCCGGGCATCGGATCAGAAAAATAGACCCCAAACTCAAAATCGATCTATCTTCTATCGCCCAAGGATACAGCGTCGGCATGATTGCTCAGCGCCTGGATGCTCTAGGGATTGAACATTATCTGGTCGAAATAGGCGGCGAAATGCTGGTGAAAGGCCGCAAAGCGAATGGCGACGATTGGCGTATCGGCGTCGAAATGCCCACATCCCCTACTCGGGATCTACAGAAAATCATCGACATCAAGGAAACGAAAGGCACAGCCATCATGACCGCCGGCACTTACCGGAATTTCTTTGAGGACCAAGGACAAAACTATTCTCATATCTTGAATCCAAAAACCGGCAAACCCGTGGACCATCATTTGCGTTCTGTGACCGTCATTCACGACAATCCAACCTGGGCCGATGCATGGGATACTGCCTTGCTCTGTGTCGGTGAAAGCAAAGCCATGCAAATCGCCGAAGCTGAAAACCTGAGAGTGCTGTTGGTCTACAAGAACGACAACAAGTTAAAGGAATACACCAGCAAAGCCTTCGATGCTGCGCAATAG
- a CDS encoding potassium channel family protein, whose amino-acid sequence MSGISDFYQALHWANHLRADLFKSKHLGYLMLLALAATLTVGMLLFLIDVNIHSPLDGIWSAWVTMTHVGYGDVVPVSFLGRVLAAGLILLGMVLFSLFTALVSVTLIGRNKDILGSLPLGREAESNRLQGSHELILDELAQLQLRMEVLQKLLVNNAGHTKTASRTIGEAIEESV is encoded by the coding sequence ATGAGTGGAATAAGCGACTTTTATCAAGCGCTACATTGGGCTAATCACCTACGCGCCGATCTGTTCAAATCCAAACATCTGGGTTACCTGATGCTGCTGGCGTTGGCTGCGACCTTGACGGTCGGCATGCTGCTATTTTTGATCGACGTCAATATACATTCGCCGCTGGATGGCATTTGGTCGGCTTGGGTAACAATGACTCATGTCGGCTATGGTGATGTGGTGCCGGTATCGTTTCTCGGTCGTGTATTGGCGGCGGGATTGATTTTATTGGGTATGGTGTTATTTTCGTTGTTCACCGCACTGGTCTCGGTGACTTTAATCGGCAGAAATAAGGATATCTTGGGTAGCCTTCCGTTGGGACGCGAAGCGGAGAGCAACCGTTTACAAGGTAGCCATGAGCTGATTCTCGACGAATTGGCCCAATTGCAACTGCGCATGGAAGTCTTGCAAAAGTTATTGGTGAACAATGCCGGCCATACCAAAACGGCTAGCCGGACCATCGGCGAAGCAATTGAAGAGTCGGTATGA
- a CDS encoding DUF4118 domain-containing protein — MMKTRRQDIAKVFGNLLVSLATPLLLTLLDWPFRHVLKPSNILLIYLLGVFFVALRFGLWPSMLASLTCAGAFAYFFAPPIFSFAIADQDNLLGLAVMLVIGTVTSKLAETVRVQSLAATLREKRASALYRLSKELAEASLERDIVEIGVRHIHAEFGGKNTLLLANRAGELSYPTQTIWPISLRGTNLNVARWVFSHGKSAGHGSDYFAEENAVYLPLKGAIRSIGVLVLELSEAEKLAQEEQRLFLDTFIGQIANTLERAYLVEQTKEASLKIQSETLRNSLLSSISHDLRTPLATIVAAASTLETDKERLPDSSRTNLVRTISREAHRMSDLTTKILEMARLEAGEVILNRQWYEPEEIIGSALRRLDKNLKVRPVNIQIANNQALIHVDAVLLQQVIVNLLDNADKYSPSGKPIDISVETSAQGVGIQIADRGIGIGSGYEEKIFDKFFQIHPEGAQSGVGLGLSICRAIIEAHGGEITASRRQGGGSIFRLWLPYSECPPTIVLEENEGE; from the coding sequence ATGATGAAGACCCGGCGCCAGGACATCGCAAAAGTTTTCGGCAATTTGCTGGTTAGCTTGGCTACGCCGCTGTTGTTGACCCTGCTCGATTGGCCGTTCAGACATGTCCTCAAGCCCAGCAATATTTTGTTGATTTATTTGCTGGGGGTGTTTTTTGTCGCCTTGCGTTTTGGCTTATGGCCGTCGATGTTGGCATCGTTGACCTGTGCCGGCGCCTTCGCCTATTTTTTTGCCCCGCCTATTTTTTCGTTTGCAATCGCCGATCAAGACAATCTGCTCGGCTTAGCCGTGATGTTGGTTATCGGCACCGTAACCAGCAAACTCGCCGAAACCGTGCGTGTGCAGTCTCTCGCGGCGACATTAAGAGAAAAACGCGCCTCCGCGCTGTATCGATTAAGCAAGGAACTGGCAGAAGCCAGCTTGGAACGGGACATAGTCGAAATTGGCGTGCGCCACATCCATGCCGAATTCGGCGGCAAAAATACGCTACTGTTGGCCAATCGCGCTGGGGAACTATCTTATCCAACGCAAACGATCTGGCCTATTTCCTTGCGCGGCACCAATTTGAACGTAGCGCGTTGGGTTTTTAGCCACGGTAAGAGCGCGGGCCATGGCAGCGACTATTTTGCCGAAGAGAACGCCGTTTACTTACCTCTCAAAGGCGCTATCCGCAGCATCGGCGTATTGGTTTTAGAGCTATCCGAAGCAGAGAAACTCGCACAAGAGGAGCAACGCTTATTTTTGGATACGTTTATCGGCCAGATCGCAAATACCTTGGAAAGGGCTTATCTGGTCGAACAAACCAAGGAAGCCAGCTTAAAAATTCAATCCGAAACGCTGCGTAATTCCTTGTTGAGTAGTATTTCCCACGACCTCAGGACACCGTTGGCGACCATCGTCGCTGCTGCCAGCACCCTGGAAACCGACAAAGAACGCCTGCCGGATAGCAGCCGAACAAACCTGGTAAGGACGATTAGCCGCGAAGCGCATCGCATGTCCGATCTGACCACCAAAATCCTGGAAATGGCGCGTTTGGAAGCCGGCGAAGTCATTCTCAATCGGCAATGGTACGAGCCGGAGGAGATCATCGGCAGCGCCTTACGCAGACTGGACAAAAACCTAAAAGTGCGTCCGGTCAATATTCAAATCGCCAATAACCAGGCCCTGATCCATGTCGATGCGGTATTGCTGCAACAAGTCATCGTCAACTTGCTCGATAACGCTGACAAATATTCGCCAAGCGGCAAACCCATCGACATCTCGGTCGAAACCAGCGCGCAAGGCGTCGGCATTCAAATAGCGGACCGCGGGATTGGCATCGGCAGCGGATACGAGGAAAAAATTTTCGATAAGTTTTTCCAAATTCATCCCGAAGGTGCACAAAGCGGCGTTGGTTTGGGGCTATCCATTTGCAGGGCCATTATCGAAGCCCACGGTGGGGAAATTACCGCTAGTCGCCGCCAAGGCGGCGGCTCTATTTTTCGACTCTGGCTGCCGTATTCCGAATGTCCTCCGACTATCGTCTTGGAAGAGAATGAAGGGGAATAA